One genomic region from Sphingobacterium multivorum encodes:
- a CDS encoding ABC transporter transmembrane domain-containing protein has translation MGHIQGGPSPLQRLASLLHTERKTINYIFIYAIVIGIFSLTIPIGITAIFNFLSNGAMYSSTYILIAFVLFGVIVGGVLLIGQLTLVEYLEQKIFLKSAIEFSYRLPRIKPKELLGKNLVELVNRFFDVIIIQKGIIKLLIDIIAAVVTIFFSVVLLSFYHPAFLAFGLIVIFSVITILVLYYKRGLKTSIEESEYKYETVAYLEAVAGQIDHYRGDEMKMNEVTRTTDSIVSKYLSARNDHFRVLKRFFLGSFLLRTLLFGAMLLLGSYFVVERQMTFGQFVAAEVVIVQIGYAIEKLMTNLNTIFDMLTGVVKLAAVTDLALEEDAAVYVD, from the coding sequence ATGGGGCATATACAAGGCGGACCATCACCCTTACAGCGGTTGGCAAGCCTATTACATACTGAACGGAAAACGATCAATTATATATTTATTTATGCTATTGTGATCGGTATTTTTAGTTTGACTATTCCAATAGGGATAACAGCAATCTTTAATTTTTTAAGCAATGGAGCGATGTATAGCTCTACCTATATCTTAATTGCTTTTGTGTTATTTGGCGTGATCGTGGGCGGAGTATTATTGATCGGACAATTGACCTTAGTCGAGTATTTGGAGCAGAAAATCTTTCTAAAATCGGCGATTGAATTTTCGTATCGACTGCCAAGAATTAAACCTAAAGAGTTACTTGGAAAAAACCTAGTGGAGTTGGTCAACCGATTTTTTGATGTCATCATTATTCAAAAGGGAATTATCAAACTTTTGATCGATATCATCGCCGCGGTTGTAACAATTTTCTTCAGCGTGGTTTTATTATCTTTTTATCATCCCGCATTTTTGGCCTTTGGCCTTATTGTCATTTTTTCTGTTATTACGATACTTGTTTTATACTACAAAAGAGGTTTGAAAACCAGCATTGAAGAGTCTGAATACAAATATGAGACGGTAGCCTATTTGGAAGCTGTTGCCGGACAAATAGACCATTATCGTGGAGATGAGATGAAAATGAACGAAGTGACGAGAACAACAGATTCCATTGTCAGTAAATATTTATCGGCGCGAAACGATCATTTTAGAGTTTTAAAGCGTTTTTTTCTAGGTTCTTTCCTGCTTCGGACCCTGTTGTTTGGAGCGATGCTCTTGCTTGGATCCTATTTTGTTGTCGAGCGGCAAATGACTTTTGGTCAATTTGTAGCTGCTGAAGTTGTGATCGTTCAAATTGGTTATGCCATTGAAAAACTGATGACTAACTTAAATACAATTTTTGATATGCTTACGGGAGTTGTCAAACTGGCGGCTGTAACCGATCTTGCGTTGGAGGAGGACGCTGCGGTTTATGTTGATTAA
- a CDS encoding HAMP domain-containing sensor histidine kinase, with protein sequence MHNYNRKLTYLIAILVIYVSCFVGFIFYSITNFAFTDFYKRLDLRRNIAAEKFLNSKSASQTDQWSLDFIENLNNQHEFLVEFDSNGAIVRSQGFHKELWDKINKKGSSNFKSGNQFYSTKYFSQNGRKYIVGASAENYFYTHHLAYLRNLLIISLILGILFIFVVSVFMKRSFLKPILTMMKEVQEIGSENLYKRLDEDKYKGELHGLALTFNRMLTRLETSFETQKNFISNASHELNTPLTSIIGQADLALSKERTTEEYQRTLFKIIESAEHLEKKTKALLLLARTGFVNNATAFSPVRIDQIVMDAELTVKAINDKFKIITDFSLLPDDSMRLKVNGNAILLQLALSNIISNACKYSSDRTAYIALGALDNKVFILIKDKGIGIPSRELDHIYDPYFRASNTSGIDGYGIGLPLARNIIKLHGGTLKVNSVVSEGTTVEIELPTYLRF encoded by the coding sequence ATGCACAATTATAACCGAAAGCTTACTTATCTCATTGCAATTCTGGTCATTTATGTGAGTTGTTTTGTTGGCTTTATTTTTTATTCCATTACGAATTTTGCTTTTACAGATTTTTATAAGCGGCTGGACCTGCGGCGAAATATTGCTGCGGAGAAATTTCTGAATAGTAAATCTGCCTCCCAAACTGATCAGTGGAGCCTTGATTTTATTGAAAATCTCAATAATCAGCATGAATTTTTGGTGGAATTTGATAGCAATGGTGCTATTGTAAGAAGCCAGGGATTCCATAAAGAGCTTTGGGATAAAATCAATAAAAAGGGAAGCTCAAATTTCAAGTCAGGCAATCAATTCTATTCAACTAAATACTTTTCGCAAAATGGTCGAAAGTATATCGTGGGCGCTTCTGCTGAAAATTACTTTTATACACACCATTTGGCCTATCTTCGTAATCTCCTTATTATAAGTCTGATTTTGGGAATTCTCTTTATATTCGTTGTTTCGGTTTTTATGAAGCGCTCGTTTTTAAAGCCCATACTGACCATGATGAAAGAGGTGCAGGAGATTGGTTCTGAAAATCTCTATAAACGATTGGATGAGGATAAATATAAAGGGGAGCTTCATGGTCTGGCACTCACCTTTAATCGGATGTTGACGCGCTTGGAAACCTCTTTCGAAACACAAAAGAACTTTATCAGCAATGCATCACATGAACTGAATACGCCATTGACATCCATCATAGGACAGGCAGATCTTGCTTTATCCAAAGAACGCACAACGGAAGAGTACCAACGAACATTATTTAAGATCATTGAGTCGGCAGAGCATTTGGAAAAGAAAACAAAAGCACTTTTACTGCTGGCGCGTACAGGTTTTGTTAATAATGCGACTGCATTTAGCCCCGTTCGTATTGATCAGATTGTGATGGATGCCGAACTAACAGTTAAGGCCATCAATGACAAATTTAAGATTATTACAGATTTCAGTCTGTTACCAGATGATAGTATGCGGCTCAAGGTGAATGGAAATGCAATTCTGCTACAGCTTGCGCTATCCAATATTATCAGCAACGCGTGTAAGTATTCATCCGATAGAACAGCATACATTGCTTTGGGTGCATTGGACAATAAAGTCTTTATTCTAATAAAAGACAAAGGTATCGGAATACCTTCCCGTGAATTGGACCATATTTACGATCCCTATTTTAGAGCTTCCAATACGAGTGGGATAGACGGTTATGGTATAGGACTTCCCTTAGCTAGAAATATTATTAAGCTGCATGGTGGGACATTGAAGGTCAATTCTGTTGTGAGTGAAGGCACCACTGTAGAAATTGAACTACCCACTTACCTTCGCTTCTAA
- a CDS encoding response regulator transcription factor, protein MVWIVVHYSELHIMTNMEEQKIILVEDEQDVADLIVQGLGEDGYRVIHLGRSEGLEQLLAKQDVSLVLLDILLPGTNGLDICKQIRQWGYTDLPVMMLTALGTPENVVLGLDNGADDYLSKPFKLIELKARIRSLIRRQQSIVQATQRELLPSKDTFSYGFLRIDDYKKIAYCDGQELNLTSTEYRLLLLFIQSPKKVFERTELLDKIWGINFDIGSNVVDVYVNYLRKKIEKITSKKAIHTVIGMGYVLKIED, encoded by the coding sequence ATGGTTTGGATCGTAGTTCATTACAGCGAACTACACATCATGACGAATATGGAGGAGCAAAAAATTATTTTGGTTGAAGATGAGCAGGATGTTGCCGATTTGATCGTACAAGGCTTAGGCGAAGATGGTTATAGGGTCATTCATCTGGGGCGTTCGGAAGGTTTGGAACAGCTCTTGGCGAAGCAAGATGTCTCCCTTGTGCTACTAGACATTCTTTTGCCGGGAACTAATGGACTGGATATTTGTAAGCAGATCAGGCAGTGGGGCTATACAGATTTACCTGTTATGATGCTGACTGCACTTGGAACTCCAGAGAATGTGGTGCTTGGACTCGATAACGGTGCTGATGATTATCTTTCCAAACCCTTTAAACTTATTGAATTGAAGGCTCGGATACGTTCATTGATCCGCAGACAACAGTCTATCGTACAGGCAACGCAACGTGAATTGCTACCTTCGAAAGACACATTTAGTTATGGTTTTCTGCGTATCGATGATTATAAAAAAATAGCCTATTGTGACGGGCAGGAACTCAATTTGACCAGCACCGAGTATCGTTTGCTTTTGTTGTTTATTCAGAGCCCCAAAAAGGTATTTGAGCGAACGGAGCTTTTGGACAAAATATGGGGTATAAATTTCGATATCGGATCAAATGTTGTCGATGTTTATGTGAATTATCTGAGAAAAAAGATTGAAAAAATAACGAGCAAAAAAGCGATCCATACGGTTATTGGTATGGGATATGTTTTAAAAATAGAAGACTGA